The DNA sequence CCGCTTGCCGGTCTGCACCCGCGGTTCGCGCATGATCTGCAGGCCGTTGGACACCGCCTCGATGCCGGTATAGGTGCCGCCGCCCAGGGAATAGGCCCGCATGAACAAGAGCAGGATGCCGAAGAAGCCGATGGTGGAGAGGTCCTGGTGGAGTCCGCTGCTGAAATCCCGGGTGATCGGTGCGAAGCGGTCGGTATGGGTGAAGATGCCGTCCAGCAGCATCAGGATGTGGGTAACCACAAAGGTGGCGAAGATCGGCGCCAGGACCGAAATGGACTCCTTGACCCCGCGGATATTGAGAATTATGAGGACCACCGCCAGGAAACAGGCGAAAGGGACCTTATAGTGGTGGAACTGGTGGGGGACATAGCTGAACATGGCATCCACGCAGGCCGCGATGGACACGGTGATGGTCAGCACGTAGTCCACCAAAAGGGCGCTGCCCGAGACCACCCCCGCCTTTTCCCCCAGCATGTGGGTCGCCACGATGTAGCCCCCGCCGCCGTGGGGGAAGTGCTCTATGATCCGCGAGTAGGCGTAGGAGATGATGAAAACGGTGACGGCCGTGGCCAGGCCCAGAAGGATGGCCAGGTAGGTGTGCTGCCCCAGGGCGCGGAAGGCCTCCTCGGGCCCGTAGGCCGAGGAGGAGAGGCCGTCGGCCCCCAGGCCGACCCAGGCCAGTATGGGGATGAGGGACATCTTGTGGAAGAGATGCGGGTCCTTGATGAGTTTCGGGCTTCCGAATACGGCGCGGGCGATCTTCTTGAAGATGCTGCTGTCGGCGGGATCGTTTTCCGGTTCCATCTGTTTCTCCGCGAGCGGTGGCCTGTGCCATGGCTGCAATGCGATAGTTTAAGACGAGTGTAGCTTATGATGTAATCATTTCAATCTACCATCACAGCCATTAAGAAAGTATCAAGATGCCCCGCGGCAATATCAAGAAAACATCAAGACGACCGCTGTCGCGGCGGAATAACCATATTTGGGTTGTACACGGCGGCCAAACCTTGCTAGACTGCGCCCCTATGGCACACATGGGCAGGAGAGCGGCGTTTCATGGCTGACAAGATCGTTGCACTGAAGGTGGATGTGGATACCTATGCCGGGACGCGCGACGGCGTACCGGCGCTTTTGGAGGATATGGCCCGCTTCGGGGTTTCGGCCACCTTCTATTTTTCCCTGGGGCCGGACAATTCGGGCAAGGCCATCCGGCGTATCTTCACCCGCAAGGGCTTCCTCAAGAAGATGCTGCGCACCAAGGCGCCGGCGGCCTACGGCATCAAAACCATGCTCTACGGCACGCTGTTGCCGGCGCCCATGATCGGGGCGGCCTTTCCCGGCGTGCTGCGGGCCACGGAACAGCGCGGCCACGAGGTCGGCATCCACTGCTGGGACCATGTCAAATGGCACGATTACCTCCCCTGGTTTCCCAAGCGCGTGACCGCCATGGAGTTGGGCCTGGCCAGCGCCCAGTTCGAGGAGATCCTGGGCCATCGCGCCGTAACCACGGCAGCCCCCGGCTGGACCGTGTCGCCCGATTCCCTGGAGGTGCAGGACGCCATGGGATTGAGCTATTGCAGCGACGGGCGCGGCACCCACCCCTTCTACCCGGTCATGGACGGCCGCCGTTTCCGCACCCTCCAGATCCCGACCACCCTGCCGACCGCCGACGAGATCCTGGGCGAGAACGGCGTCACCCCCGACAACATCCACGACTACTACCTGGCCCAGTTGCATGACGGGCTCAATGTGCTGACCATCCACGCCGAACTGGAGGGGGGCGCCATCCGCGCCTCGTTTGTCCGCCTGCTGGAGCGTTTCGCGGCAGAGGGCATCCGCTGCATCACCCTGGGCGAGGCGGCGCGCCAGGTTGCCAACGTGCCGGCATGCCGGCTCTTCATGGGCGAGATCCCCGGACGGGCGGGCCGGGTGGCCATCCAGGGGGAAGAGGCCCCGTGATGCGTTTTCAACCTCCTCGCCCCAGCCCGTTTTCCCCCGAAGTCCCCCTGTCCGATGCCGTCTGCCGTTATTTCCGGGTCAAGCACCGGGATATGGTCTACCTCAAGTTCATCCTGGAGGCCTATGAGGGGATGAACACCATGAGCACGGTGGATAATGTGGCCGGCATCATCCGCATTGCCATCATGCCCGGCTTCGTGGCGGAGATGGATGAACTGCTGGCCGAACTGGGCACCAGGGTGACCATGGAACCGGTCGCCTGGGAGGATCAGGGGGGTGAGTGACATGACCGGCCGCGTGGCCGTCATCCGAGTACTCCTGTTCCTCCTGTTTATCCCGTGCCTCCCTGCGCAGCTCTTTGCCGCCGCCGGCCCGGTCCTGCCCGGCATCGACGTGCTGGAACAACGCGGTTTCGACCTCCTGCAAGGGAAGCGGGTCGGCCTGATCACCAACCACACCGGCCGTTCCCGGGACGGCCGCAGCACCATCGACATCATCAACCGGGCCCCCGGCTGCCGCCTGACCGCCCTGTTCAGCCCCGAGCACGGCATCCGGGGCGAGGCGGACGACAAGGTCGCGTCGGCCACGGACCGGGCCAGCGGCCTGCCGGTGCACAGCCTCTACGGCGCCACCTGCCGCCCCACGCCGGACATGCTGCACGGGGTGGATATCCTGGTCTTCGACATCCAGGATATCGGCACCCGCTTCTACACCTACATCGGCACCCTCTCCCTCGCCATGCGCGCGGCCCGTGACGCCCACATCCCCTTCGTGGTCCTGGACCGCCCCAACCCCCTGGGGGGAGAGCGGGTCGAGGGGGCCATCCCCACCACGCCCCTGCCCGAGCGGGCGAGCGGCTGCGGCGCCATCACCAGCATCCATCCCATCCCCACCCGCCACGGCATGACCATGGGCGAACTGGCGCGGCTCTTCAACGCGGAGTTCGGCATCGGCTGCCGCCTGACCGTTGTCCCCATGCAGGGGTGGCGGCGCGCCATGTACTTCGACGCCACCGGCCTCGCCTGGATCAACCCCTCGCCCAACATGAAGAACCTCTCGGCCGCCATCCTCTACCCCGGCCTGGGGACGCTGGAAACGGCCGACCTCTCGGTGGGACGGGGCACGGAGCGAGCCTTCCTGGCCTACGGCGCCCCCTGGGTGGATGGCGCGGCCATGGCGCGCAACCTGGCGACACGTTCTATCCCCGGCATAAGCTTTACCCCGTGCAGCTTTGTGCCGACCGCGGCCGGGCACCCCTATCGGGGCAAACGCTGCTCCGGCGTCTGCGTCGCCAGCCTGGACCGGGACCGGCTCGATCCAATCCTGGCCGGGCTGCACCTGGCCCAGGCCTTCTACGAGACCCATCCCCGGCGGTTCAAGGTATCTGATGGGTTCGGCACCGAGGTGGGGGATCGGGAGGCGTGGCGATTGTTGAGGCAGAAGGGGGTGAGCCCCCTGGATGTGGAGCGACGGTGGGATAGGGAGCTTGAACGGTTCAGGATGGTGCGGGGGAGGTATTTGTTGTATTGAGCGTGCGTGGCAGGCTTTCAATAAACTTTGTGGACAGGCTTGCATTAAGGTTGAATCAGCCGATAAAGGCTCAGAAAATGGGGCAACCTCAATTAAAATAGGGATGTCCCGATTTAAGCCCAGATGTTATCAGATTCCCAACACTATCAACGGGTGTGTAGGAGTGTGCCGCTCTCGAAAATTCCCACGCCATAATTCCAATATATCCACCATCTTTGATTGCAATTAATTTTAAATAATCGTAGTGTCCCTGACTGTCGTTAATGCTTAAAGCACGAGTGAATAGCCCTATGACTAATGAATTATTGATAAAAAGTGCTATTGCACATAAAACCTCAACTGGCTTATATTTCAACGGCAAATCTGAGGATATTCTCCAATCTGAGGCCATGCAAGGATACAAAGGTAAAATACAGCTTATTTTAACCTCTCCGCCATTTCCCCTGAACAACAAGAAAAAATATGGAAACCTCAAAGAAGAAGCCTATCTTGAGTGGTTCACAAATCTGGCACCAATTTTCTCCCAGATGCTGACAGATAATGGGTCCATAGTTATCGAAATTGGGAATAGTTGGGAAGATAGTCGCCCTGTACAGTCTTTGCTGCCTTTGCAGTCACTGATGGGATTTGTGAGTCATGCCAATGCTGGTTTAAGGCTAATTCAAGAGTTTATCAGTTATAATCCTTCGAGACTTCCTTCCCCAGCCCAATGGGTCACGGTAAACCGAATAAGAACCGTTGACAGCTATACTCGTGTCTGGTGGATTGCAAAACAAGATTTTCCAAAGGCTGACAATAGCAAAGTATTACGGCCTTATAGCAAATCAATGCAAAAACTCCTAGAACGAGGAAGCTACAATTCTGGTAAACGGCCTTCGGAACATAACATAAGCAAAAATTCTTTTTTGAAAGACCACGGCGGTTCAATTGCCCATAATTTTTTCGAGATTGACGGACTTGATTTAGATCGTGAACCACGCTTACCCAATGCCTTTAGTTTTTCCAATACATCCTCAAATGACTTTTTCTCTCGCCAATGCAAAGAACGAGGCATAATTCCGCATCCAGCAAGAATGCCAATGGGGTTGGCAGAATTTTTTATTCAGTATTTAACTGACCCTGATGATGTTGTCCTCGACCCGTTCGCTGGAAGCAACACAACGGGTTATACTGCTGCCAGACTTGGCCGTAAATGGCTTTCAATTGACGCCAAAGAAGATTACGCCATTCAATCAAGGATTCGCTTTGAAGACCCCATACTATCAGATGGGCTACAGGAGGATTGAAATGCCCGAAAGCATTATTAGTCTTTTAACCCAAGTTGATTTATTCAAGCGCAGACAAGAGAGTGAAGACCTTGTTTGGGATACAGGCTTGTTTGTGGGACGCCCCTTCAAGCTCAGTTATGGAAAGGCTGAAATTTTGGTCGCTGATGCGTGGAAGCAGCGAGCGGGGGGGATTCCGCAGGGTTGTTTTCTTTTGGCATATTACGACAACGAGCCTTCCGACTCTTCTGCTTTTGAAGCGATTCTACTGCGGGTTATACAACCTACTAGCCTTCCGACAGACTCAACAGTTATTAGCAGCATGGTTGAATACTATAAGGATAATATCCGTACCGGCACTAACGCTCGTTCACAACTTGACACATTTACCCGGTACGAATTTTCCTTTAGTGCTCTGGAATGCTCCGTATTGGGGTCCTTTTACAAGGATGAGAATGGTAATGGGAAAATAAGGTTTGGGGCAGACCTGGAAAACTTTTTTAGTGCCCATAACTATTCAATTATCAAGCCGTCTCCTGAAATCCTCAAATCAATCGTGAATTATCGTGAAAGTGGCGCTCCGGGTGGAACTGGCGATATTCGCATCGGCAAGGTCAGGTATAGTTCCAGCCGGCGACGCCAACAATCAGAGGAGGTTGTGCCAGTATATGTTCAGGCCCC is a window from the Oryzomonas sagensis genome containing:
- a CDS encoding DNA-methyltransferase; its protein translation is MTNELLIKSAIAHKTSTGLYFNGKSEDILQSEAMQGYKGKIQLILTSPPFPLNNKKKYGNLKEEAYLEWFTNLAPIFSQMLTDNGSIVIEIGNSWEDSRPVQSLLPLQSLMGFVSHANAGLRLIQEFISYNPSRLPSPAQWVTVNRIRTVDSYTRVWWIAKQDFPKADNSKVLRPYSKSMQKLLERGSYNSGKRPSEHNISKNSFLKDHGGSIAHNFFEIDGLDLDREPRLPNAFSFSNTSSNDFFSRQCKERGIIPHPARMPMGLAEFFIQYLTDPDDVVLDPFAGSNTTGYTAARLGRKWLSIDAKEDYAIQSRIRFEDPILSDGLQED
- a CDS encoding exo-beta-N-acetylmuramidase NamZ domain-containing protein, which encodes MTGRVAVIRVLLFLLFIPCLPAQLFAAAGPVLPGIDVLEQRGFDLLQGKRVGLITNHTGRSRDGRSTIDIINRAPGCRLTALFSPEHGIRGEADDKVASATDRASGLPVHSLYGATCRPTPDMLHGVDILVFDIQDIGTRFYTYIGTLSLAMRAARDAHIPFVVLDRPNPLGGERVEGAIPTTPLPERASGCGAITSIHPIPTRHGMTMGELARLFNAEFGIGCRLTVVPMQGWRRAMYFDATGLAWINPSPNMKNLSAAILYPGLGTLETADLSVGRGTERAFLAYGAPWVDGAAMARNLATRSIPGISFTPCSFVPTAAGHPYRGKRCSGVCVASLDRDRLDPILAGLHLAQAFYETHPRRFKVSDGFGTEVGDREAWRLLRQKGVSPLDVERRWDRELERFRMVRGRYLLY
- a CDS encoding DUF4911 domain-containing protein, which translates into the protein MRFQPPRPSPFSPEVPLSDAVCRYFRVKHRDMVYLKFILEAYEGMNTMSTVDNVAGIIRIAIMPGFVAEMDELLAELGTRVTMEPVAWEDQGGE
- a CDS encoding 4-deoxy-4-formamido-L-arabinose-phosphoundecaprenol deformylase; the encoded protein is MADKIVALKVDVDTYAGTRDGVPALLEDMARFGVSATFYFSLGPDNSGKAIRRIFTRKGFLKKMLRTKAPAAYGIKTMLYGTLLPAPMIGAAFPGVLRATEQRGHEVGIHCWDHVKWHDYLPWFPKRVTAMELGLASAQFEEILGHRAVTTAAPGWTVSPDSLEVQDAMGLSYCSDGRGTHPFYPVMDGRRFRTLQIPTTLPTADEILGENGVTPDNIHDYYLAQLHDGLNVLTIHAELEGGAIRASFVRLLERFAAEGIRCITLGEAARQVANVPACRLFMGEIPGRAGRVAIQGEEAP